One region of Camelina sativa cultivar DH55 chromosome 6, Cs, whole genome shotgun sequence genomic DNA includes:
- the LOC104790416 gene encoding uncharacterized protein LOC104790416 isoform X2: MSVPGASNTLLESVVPYSMISMVQLLGRVPNQHCSQEMANEMALLAYNRALKLSKPGCAVLGVGFTGTLAASRPKRGDHRFFLSVRGSDRIWETSVTLTKGKRTREEEDKVASCVLIQAMAKACQVSETLDSGLTASEVPNESETQVSEEEELEQLIGGQVCSKIYPFSKDSYGSDKDRKIILPGSFNPLHEGHLKLLEAGMSVSEGGGYPCFEISAVNADKPSLTVAEIKDRVKQFEVLGKTVIVSNQPFFYKKAELFPGSSFVIGADTASRLINPKYYEGSEKRMLEVLGDCKRTGCKFLVGGRNVDGVFKVLDDLDIPDEINDMFISIPENTFRMDISSTELRKKQGGAVS, translated from the exons GTTCCAAACCAACACTGTAGCCAAGAAATGGCGAATGAGATGGCTTTGTTAGCTTATAATCGGGCTCTTAAGCTTTCTAAACCAG GATGTGCGGTTCTTGGTGTTGGTTTTACGGGAACATTAGCAGCTTCTCGTCCAAAGCGTGGGGATCACAG GTTTTTTTTGTCGGTAAGAGGATCCGACCGGATATGGGAAACTTCGGTTACTCTAACAAAG GGAAAACGAAcccgagaggaagaagataaagtgGCAAGCTGTGTACTAATCCAG GCTATGGCCAAAGCATGCCAAGTTTCTGAGACACTTGACTCTGGCTTGACTGCGTCTGAGGTGCCTAATGAGTCTGAAACCCAggttagtgaagaagaagagctagaGCAGCTTATAGGTGGACAAGTGTGCTCTAAGATTTATCCATTTTCTAAGG ACTCGTACGGGTCGGATAAAGATAGAAAGATTATACTGCCTGGTTCTTTTAACCCATTACATGAGGGTCATCTTAAGTTGTTGGAAGCTGGTATGAG TGTTTCTGAGGGCGGAGGGTATCCATGTTTTGAAATATCTGCAGTAAATGCAGACAAACCATCGCTTACAGTTGCAGAGATTAAAGATCGTGTCAAGCAATTTGAAGTACTTG GAAAGACGGTAATAGTTTCAAATCAGCCATTCTTCTACAAGAAAGCTGAACTCTTCCCTGGAAGCAGTTTTGTAATTGGTGCCGACACTGCATCAAGGCTCATAAAT CCAAAGTACTACGAAGGAAGCGAAAAAAGAATGTTGGAGGTACTAGGTGACTGCAAACGAACAGGCTGCAAGTTCCTTGTTGGTGGCCGCAATGTAGACGGTGTATTTAAG GTTCTTGATGATCTTGATATTCCTGATGAAATAAACGATATGTTTATCTCAATTCCAGAAAACACATTCCGGATGGATATATCCTCTACAGAGCTAAGAAAGAAGCAAGGAGGTGCTGTTTCATAA